Part of the Gramella sp. Hel_I_59 genome, ACCTTTATCCTTATTTTCTTTTACATGTTTGTATATCTCTACCCGTTCATTTACCGAATACTTACTGTGATACACCAGTACTTTATCACCAAAGTAATTCTGTAACCTTTTGATCAGCTGAGTGGTTAGTGCTATTTCTGGTAATAGATATAATGATTGTTTACCTTTTTCAAGAGCTGCTTCAATAAGTTTAATATAGATTTCCGTTTTCCCGGAAGAAGTTACACCATGCAACAAACACACATGATCTTCAGCAAAATTTTCTGTAATCTCTGTAAATGCTCTTTGTTGCTCGCTGCTGAAATTTATTTCGTGGTTACTAATTTCTGAATTGAATTGAATCCTGTCTGTAGACCGGTATTCTTCAATTAATATTTTCTTCTGAATTAATCCTTTTATCACGGCAGCAGAAACTCCGGATTCATTCGAAAGTTCCTTTAATTTAAGAGCTTTTCGAGATTTTGCGGTTAAACTGAAGTAGCTTAGCAAAGCCTCACGTTGTTTCGGTGCCTTGGATAGTTCATCCAGCAAACCATGCATTTCAGCTTCAGCTTCGTACATAGGATTGAGACTTACATAACGAACTTCCTTAGGTTTGAACTGCTCATAAATTTCCTGGTTGAGTTCTATCAGATTCTTTGCTACCAGTTTGTTTATAATAGGTAATACTTTTTTCCTGTCAAGTAATTGCTCGATCTCCTGGATCTTCATCGAAGATTGCCTTTGCAAAGCTTCAGTTACCAAATACTCATCATCAGTAAGCATTTCGTCCTCAATTTTCACTTCCGAAGAAAGCTTTACGATGCTTTCGCTCGCGAGCAAAAATGCTCCGGGTAATGCCGCTCTAATAACATCGCCTTCGGTACATAAATAATAAGAAGCGATCCAGTTCCAGAATTTCAACTGGTTATGCGTAAGCAGCGGAGTTTCATCTATGATCTGGTGAATTGGTTTGGCCTCGTATACTTCTGGCGGAGTACTATGAATTTTAGCAACGATACCTGTATAAATCCTGTTCTTACCAAAAGGAACAGCCAATCGCATTCCCTCCTGAATGAATTCTGCCTCTTCATTTGTGACAGCATACGTAAACCTGTTATCCAGTGGCAACGGTAAAATAAGATCTACAAATTGTGACATACTAGCTCAGATTGATAAAACAAAACTGCCTGGACAGCGACTTTTTCTAAGAACTCAAAAGTATTAAGAAACTTTAGTTCTATAAAATAAGTCTGACTTTCCAGGCAGCTTTATGCTTGTAGTTTATTATTCGGCTCTTTGCCAGGTTCTGGTTTGATAGAATAGAGCGATATATCCACGAATATTCAACACATCCGGTTTCTCTTCATCGATCCAGATCTTACAACGGTATTCCTTACCAGTTTTAGGATCAACGATAGTTCCATCACTATATTCTTCTCCGTCCTTAACCAGGCCCTGCATAATTTCCATGCCTTCAACCGGTTTATTTCGAAGATCACCCTCGCATTTCGTACAAAGTCTATCCCTGTCTTCTTCCCGCATGATTCGATCTACTTTCCCGTAAATCTTACCGTCCTTCTTGTAGACCTCAATAATGCTATTTACCACACCTTCTTCGTTTCTATTCTCCCATTTACCCAGAACATCCTGTGCGCTAAGATCATGAGTGAATAGCGGAAGAATTAAGAGAACTAATAAAAACTTCTTCATATTATTTACCTAACATGGCATCTTTAAGATCATCATCTGCCGGGTTTTTTGACAACCAGATTCCAAATAAAGCTTTCTTAAATTCCATTCCTTTAATAGTACCTAGTTCTTTATCGTTTTTGTAAGCTGTCACACCAGATCCTGGAAGATAAACGATGTCAAAAACATCATTTTTAGTGATTTCTTCCATAAAGAAACCTTTGAACTTTTTAATCTCTGCAGCTAGTGGTTTGGTG contains:
- a CDS encoding DUF2147 domain-containing protein produces the protein MKKFLLVLLILPLFTHDLSAQDVLGKWENRNEEGVVNSIIEVYKKDGKIYGKVDRIMREEDRDRLCTKCEGDLRNKPVEGMEIMQGLVKDGEEYSDGTIVDPKTGKEYRCKIWIDEEKPDVLNIRGYIALFYQTRTWQRAE